GGCCTCCGTGGTGCTCGCCGCGGGCGGGCCCGCGATCGCGATCGTCACCGAGCACGGGCCCGGGTCGACACAGGTCGCCGCGACGGACGCGAGGACCGGCGTGTGGGCCCAGGTCACGACTCAGGACCGGGACTGGGGCAGCGAGATCGACGTCGAGGTCAAGGACGCCGGGGGTCCGCGGAGCTGTGAGCTCGTGGTCTTCGGCAAGGACGGCTCCGAGCAGACGGTGACCAGCTGGCTCGTGCACGCGCACGACGGAGAGATGACCAGACTGGAGGGCGGCGCCGCGCTCCCGTCCAAGGAGATCAGCCGCTTCGTGGTGCGCACGGTGGACGGCAAGCACCTGGTGACGCTCCAGCCCCGCTGATCACCGGCGACGCTCACGTCCACCGATCACCGGCGACGCTCAGTCCCACTGGCCCCTGGCAACGCTCAGTCCCACTGACCCCTGGCGACGCCCAAGTCCCGCTGATCAACGGCTCTTTCTGGCCCTCGCCTGTCAGCGGCCGCTACTTGAGCAGCCGGGACATCCTGCGGTCCGCGAGCGGTTTGCCGCCGGTCTGGCAGGTCGGGCAGTACTGCAGCGTGGAGTCGCTGAAGGAGACCTCGCGGATGGTGTCGCCGCACACCGGGCAGGGCTCGCCCGTCCTGCCGTGCACCCGCAGTCCGCTCTTCTTCTCCGCCTTCAGACGTCCGGCGGCCAGACCGTGGGAGCGCTCGACGGCCTCGGTGAGGGTCGAACGCAGGGCCTCGTACAGACGCCGTATCTCCTCGGGTGTCAGCGAGGCGGCGAGCTTGAAGGGGGACATCTTGGCCGCGTGCAGGATCTCGTCGCTGTACGCGTTCCCGACGCCCGCGATCAGGCTCTGGTCGCGCAGCGCGCCCTTAAGTTGGCGCCGCTCGCCCTCCAGCAGTTTCGCGAACCGCGTCTCGTCGAAGTCATCGGCAAGCGGGTCGGGGCCGAGGCGGGCCACGCCGGGGATCTCCGCGGGGTCCCGCACGACGTACACCGCGAGCCGCTTCTGGGTGCCGGCCTCGGTGAGGTCGAAACCCTCACCGGTCGCCAGCGCGACGCGCAGCGCGAGCGGGCCCTTGCCGGGGCGCGGCGGTCCGTCGGGCAGCGTGTCCCTCCAGTGCAGCCAGCCCGCGCGGGCCAGGTGCGTCACGAAGTGCGGGCCGTCCGTCTCGATGTCGAGGAACTTGCCATACCGGTGCACGGCCGTGACCTCGCGTCCCTCCAGGGCGGTGACGGGCGGGTCGTACGTCTTGAGGACACTGATGGCGACGGGCAGCACGCGCACGACCTCACGGCCGACGAGATGGTCGGCCAGGAAGTCCTTGAGCGCTTCGACCTCGGGCAGTTCCGGCATACGTCCAGAGTGCCATCCGGCAGCGACAACAGCAGGCGCCCTGCCGGAGCGGTCGATCGCGTACGGGGATGGTCAGTCCTGCGTACGGGGATGGTCAGTCCTGCGTACGGGAATGCTCGGTCCTGCGTACGGGGATGCCCGGTCCTGCGTTGGTCAGTCCTCTTCCGGGACGATGAACTCGCACCACACGCATTTGCCGCCGCCGCGGGCCTCCACGCCCCACACGTCGGTCAGCCGGTCGACGAGGAGCAGGCCGCGGCCGGAGACGCCGGACTCG
This genomic interval from Streptomyces dengpaensis contains the following:
- a CDS encoding zf-HC2 domain-containing protein, with the translated sequence MRSLERHHGVGAYALGVLDEADAFRFEDHLMECPRCTAQVTEFRSATRQLMLYRRATPRSVHPFAAPGPRLLERLLGEVAKRNRAGRRRRLYAVAASVVLAAGGPAIAIVTEHGPGSTQVAATDARTGVWAQVTTQDRDWGSEIDVEVKDAGGPRSCELVVFGKDGSEQTVTSWLVHAHDGEMTRLEGGAALPSKEISRFVVRTVDGKHLVTLQPR
- a CDS encoding Fpg/Nei family DNA glycosylase, whose protein sequence is MPELPEVEALKDFLADHLVGREVVRVLPVAISVLKTYDPPVTALEGREVTAVHRYGKFLDIETDGPHFVTHLARAGWLHWRDTLPDGPPRPGKGPLALRVALATGEGFDLTEAGTQKRLAVYVVRDPAEIPGVARLGPDPLADDFDETRFAKLLEGERRQLKGALRDQSLIAGVGNAYSDEILHAAKMSPFKLAASLTPEEIRRLYEALRSTLTEAVERSHGLAAGRLKAEKKSGLRVHGRTGEPCPVCGDTIREVSFSDSTLQYCPTCQTGGKPLADRRMSRLLK